From Amia ocellicauda isolate fAmiCal2 chromosome 12, fAmiCal2.hap1, whole genome shotgun sequence, a single genomic window includes:
- the LOC136764671 gene encoding actin-related protein 2, with protein MDSKGRKVVVCDNGTGFVKCGFAGSNFPEHIFPALVGRPIIRSCTKVGNIEIKDLMVGEEASNLRSQLELSAPMENGIVRCWEDMRHLWDYTFGPACLGLNPPDCKILLTEPPMNPTKNRQRVVEEMFETYQFEGVYIAIQAVLTLYAQGLLTGVVVDSGDGVTHICPVYEGFSLPHLTRRLDIAGRDITRYLIKLLLLRGYAFNHTADFETVRLLKEELCYVGYNVDQEQRLARETTVLVQTFTLPDGRVVKVGGERFEAPEALFQPHLINVEGVGVAELLFNTIQAADIDTRSEFYKHIVLSGGSTMYPGLPSRLERELKQLYLERVLKGDTEKLTKFKIRIEDPPRRKHMVFLGGAVLADIMKDKDSFWMSRAEYGERGVAVLDKLGALGRA; from the exons ATGGACAGCAAAGGGAGAAAAGTGGTCGTGTGTGACAATGGTACTGGG TTTGTCAAGTGTGGTTTTGCTGGCTCCAATTTCCCCGAGCACATCTTCCCCGCGCTGGTGGGTCGGCCCATTATCCGCTCCTGCACTAAAGTGGGCAACATCGAGATTAAG GACCTGATGGTCGGGGAGGAGGCCAGTAACCTGCGGTCGCAGCTGGAGCTGTCGGCCCCCATGGAGAACGGCATCGTGCGCTGCTGGGAGGACATGCGGCACCTGTGGGACTACACCTTCGGGCCGGCCTGCCTCGGCCTGAACCCCCCCGACTGCAAGATCTTGCTGACCGAGCCACCGATGAACCCCACCAAGAACCGCCAGAGGGTCGTGGAG GAAATGTTTGAGACGTACCAGTTTGAGGGGGTGTACATCGCCATCCAGGCAGTGCTCACACTGTACGCGCAGG GGCTGTTGACAGGGGTGGTGGTGGACTCGGGGGACGGGGTTACCCACATCTGCCCCGTGTACGAGGGCTTCTCCCTGCCCCACCTGACCCGCAGACTGGACATTGCTGGACGGGACATCACTCGATACCTCATCAAG TTGCTCCTGCTGCGAGGCTATGCCTTCAACCACACGGCGGACTTCGAGACAGTGCGGCTGCTGAAGGAGGAGCTGTGCTACGTGGGGTACAATGTGGACCAGGAGCAGCGTCTGGCCCGTGAGACCACCGTGCTCGTCCAGACCTTCACG CTCCCAGATGGCCGCGTGGTGAAGGTAGGGGGGGAGCGTTTCGAGGCGCCCGAGGCTCTCTTCCAGCCCCACCTCATCAACGTGGAGGGGGTGGGCGTGGCCGAGCTGCTCTTCAACACCATCCAGGCTGCGGACATCGACACCAG GTCGGAGTTCTATAAGCACATCGTCCTGTCCGGCGGCTCCACCATGTACCCTGGGCTGCCGTCCCGCCTGGAGAGGGAACTCAAGCAGCTGTACCTGGAGAGAGTGTTGAAAGGCGACACGGAGAAACTGAcc AAGTTCAAGATCCGCATCGAGGACCCCCCCCGCAGGAAGCACATGGTGTTCCTGGGGGGGGCCGTACTAGCTGACATCATGAAGGACAAGGACTCGTTCTGGATGAGCCGGGCGGAGTACGGGGAGAGGGGTGTGGCCGTGCTGGACAAGCTGGGCGCCTTGGGGAGGGCCTGA
- the dpp3 gene encoding dipeptidyl peptidase 3: MVDSQYYLPNDVGISALDCGEAFRLLSPHEQLYAHYVSRAAWYGGLAVLLQTSPESPAIYVLLQRLLRRQAAAQLEPVATAAGLTPEEFQAFLVYAAGVYANMGNYKSFGDTKFIPNLPQEKLKALVWQSQAFQDNPGEMEALWASCAGLMYSLEDKQKQLGLGDKGITTYFSGNCCLEDAELAQKFLDSKNLSAYNTRLFKREEEGGKRHYEVRLASAVKEESAMDGEAESQCGRFEFGEAVFEVRRGDYAPLMEKAAENLEKAKAYVANDNQRQMLEEYARSFRFGSIDAHKEGSRYWIKDKGPIVECYIGFIESYRDPFGSRGEFEGFVAVVNKAMSARFARLVSSAEVLLPELPWPADFEKDRFLTPDFTSLDVLTFAGSGIPAGINIPNYDDIRQTEGFKNVSLGNVLAVAYATQKEKLTFLEEADKDLYIKWKGPSFEVQVGLHELLGHGSGKLFVKDEKGKFNFDQKSVRNPETGELVSSWYQGSETWDSKFSTIASSYEECRAECVGLYLCLNKQVLSIFGHEGEDAEEVVYVNWLTMVRAGLLGLEFYTPESKSWRQAHMQARFVILRVLLEAGGGLVTLRHTTGADGRPDAIISLDRDKIRSVGQPAIEKFLRRLQVHKSTADVEGGRALYEGYSAVDDAEPHHFLQLRDTVLLRKEARKMFVQANTRVKGEAVELLEYEGSAAGLIRSFTERFPEDAEEVESALLELSKRDAPCWC; encoded by the exons ATGGTGGACTCCCAGTATTACCTCCCCAACGACGTGGGCATCTCTGCGCTGGACTGTGGCGAGGCCTTCCGGCTCCTGTCCCCCCACGAGCAGCTGTATGCCCACTACGTCTCCCGCGCCGCCTGGTACGGTGgcctggcagtgctgctgcagACCTCGCCCGAGTCGCCGGCCATCTACGTGCTGCTGCAGCGGCTCCTGCGCCGCCAGGCTGCTGCACAGCTGGAGCCAGTGGCCACCGCTGCCGGCCTGACCCCCGAGGAGTTCCAG GCTTTCCTGGTCTATGCTGCAGGGGTGTATGCCAATATGGGCAACTACAAATCCTTCGGGGACACCAAGTTCATCCCCAACCTCCCACAG GAGAAGCTGAAAGCACTGGTGTGGCAGAGCCAGGCCTTCCAGGACAATCCCGGTGAAATGGAGGCTCTGTGGGCCAGCTGTGCTGGCCTCATGTACTCCCTGGAGGACAAGCAGAAGCAGCTGGGGCTGGGAGACAAG ggaatCACCACCTACTTCTCTGGGAACTGCTGCCTGGAGGATGCGGAGCTGGCCCAGAAATTCCTCGACTCGAAG aACCTCAGCGCGTACAACACCCGGCTGTTcaagagggaggaggaggggggcaaACGCCACTATGAGGTTCGCCTGGCTTCGGCGGTGAAAGAAG AGAGTGCCATGGACGGGGAGGCGGAGAGTCAGTGCGGCAGGTTTGAGTTTGGAGAAGCCGTGTTCGAGGTGCGGCGTGGAGACTACGCCCCCCTAATGGAGAAAGCGGCAGAAAACCTCGAGAAGGCCAAG GCCTACGTCGCAAATGACAACCAGCGGCAGATGCTGGAGGAGTACGCACGCAGCTTCCGGTTCGGCTCCATCGATGCGCACAAGGAGGGCTCCCGCTACTGGATCAAGGACAAGGGCCCCATTGTGGAATG TTACATCGGcttcattgagagctacagggACCCGTTCGGCTCCAGGGGGGAGTTTGAAG GGTTCGTGGCCGTAGTGAACAAGGCGATGAGCGCCCGGTTCGCCCGGCTCGTCAGCTCGGCGGAGGTGCTGCTGCCCGAGCTGCCCTGGCCGGCTGACTTCGAGAAGGACCGCTTCCTCACGCCCGACTTCACCTCCCTGGATGTGCTCACCTTCGCCGGCAGCGGCATCCCCGCCGGCATCAACATCCCCAACT ACGATGACATCCGCCAGACGGAGGGCTTCAAGAATGTGTCTCTGGGGAACGTGCTGGCCGTGGCCTACGCCACCCAGAAGGAGAAGCTCACCTTCCTGGAGGAGGCAGACAAG gaTCTGTACATCAAGTGGAAGGGCCCTTCGTTCGAGGTCCAGGTGGGCCTGCACGAGCTCCTGGGTCATGGCAGTGGCAAGCTGTTCGTCAAG GACGAAAAGGGCAAGTTCAACTTTGACCAGAAGAGCGTCCGCAACCCAGAGACGGGAGAGCTG GTGTCCAGCTGGTACCAGGGCAGCGAGACGTGGGACAGCAAGTTCTCCACCATCGCGTCGTCCTATGAGGAGTGCCGGGCGGAGTGCGTGGGGCTGTACCTGTGTCTCAACAAGCAGGTCCTCAG CATCTTCGGCCATGAGGGAGAGGATGCCGAGGAGGTGGTGTACGTCAACTGGCTGACGATGGTCAGGGCCGGTCTGCTGGGCCTGGAGTTCTACACGCCTGAGAGCAAGAGCTGGAGACAG GCTCACATGCAGGCCCGTTTCGTGATCCTGCGGGTGCTGCTAGAGGCGGGCGGGGGGCTGGTGACCCTGCGCCACACCACCGGGGCCGACGGCAGGCCCGACGCCATAATCTCTCTGGACCGGGACAAGATCCGCAGCGTGGGTCAGCCCGCCATCGAGAAGTTCCTCCGCCGCCTGCAG GTGCACAAGTCCACCGCGGACGTGGAGGGGGGCCGGGCTCTGTACGAGGGCTACTCCGCTGTGGATGATGCCGAGCCGCACCACTTCCTGCAGCTCCGCGACACCGTGCTGCTGCGCAAGGAGGCCCGCAAGATGTTTGTGCAGGCCAACACCCGGGTCAAAG GCGAGGCCGTGGAGCTGCTGGAGTACGAGGGCAGCGCGGCCGGGCTGATCCGCTCCTTCACTGAGCGCTTCCCCGAGGATGCCGAGGAAGTCGAGAGCGCACTGCTGGAGCTGAGCAAGAGGGACGCCCCCTGCTGGTGCTGA